The following coding sequences lie in one Rothia sp. SD9660Na genomic window:
- a CDS encoding P-loop NTPase, producing the protein MHTSHLNEELLAALATVIDPELRQPITELGMVDRAELTGSVASIRVLLTIEGCPLRSTIESDVRAAVSALKQVSEVQLEIGYMSPDQRATLRQRLGHTKQNPFAAPGSLTRIFAVASGKGGVGKSSATANLAAACASMGLSVGIIDADVHGFSIPGLLGITSGLTRMDDMIIPPVVEAPSGGGVIKVISIGMFVKPDQPVAWRGPMLHRALEQFLTDVHFGHLDVLFLDLPPGTGDIAISMAQLLPHAEILLVSTPQLAAVDVAQRAGTLSLQTEQRVIGVLENMAAMQLPDGTALPLFGEGGGAVLTDSLGKALGYEVPLLGSVPLELALREGGDTGTPIVWGAPETVAAQELVKAARALTHRPRGLAGAPLPFTV; encoded by the coding sequence ATGCACACATCACATCTGAACGAGGAGCTGCTTGCAGCTCTTGCAACCGTTATTGACCCTGAACTCCGCCAGCCCATCACCGAGCTGGGCATGGTGGACCGGGCCGAGTTGACCGGCTCAGTTGCCAGTATCAGGGTGCTCCTGACTATTGAGGGCTGCCCCCTGCGTTCAACGATTGAGTCGGACGTCCGCGCTGCGGTCTCTGCCCTGAAGCAGGTGAGCGAGGTGCAGCTTGAGATTGGTTATATGAGCCCGGATCAGCGCGCGACCCTGCGCCAGCGTCTTGGCCATACCAAGCAGAACCCTTTTGCTGCCCCCGGCTCCCTGACCCGTATTTTTGCGGTGGCTTCGGGTAAGGGCGGGGTGGGTAAGTCCTCTGCGACCGCTAATCTGGCTGCGGCCTGCGCCTCCATGGGTTTGAGCGTTGGCATTATTGACGCCGATGTGCACGGGTTCTCGATTCCCGGGCTGCTGGGCATTACCTCTGGCCTTACCCGCATGGACGACATGATTATTCCGCCGGTGGTTGAGGCCCCTTCAGGTGGCGGTGTCATCAAGGTCATCTCTATCGGTATGTTCGTGAAGCCCGACCAGCCGGTCGCCTGGCGCGGCCCCATGCTGCACCGGGCCCTGGAGCAGTTCCTCACCGACGTGCACTTCGGTCACCTGGATGTACTCTTCCTCGACCTGCCCCCGGGCACCGGCGATATCGCGATTTCAATGGCCCAGCTGCTGCCCCATGCCGAGATTCTGCTGGTCTCAACCCCGCAGCTGGCTGCTGTGGACGTGGCCCAGCGGGCTGGTACCCTCAGTCTGCAAACCGAGCAGAGGGTCATCGGGGTCCTGGAGAACATGGCTGCCATGCAGTTGCCGGACGGCACCGCCCTGCCCCTCTTCGGAGAGGGGGGCGGGGCCGTCCTCACCGATTCCCTCGGCAAGGCCCTGGGCTATGAGGTACCCCTGCTGGGGTCGGTGCCCTTGGAGCTTGCCCTGCGTGAGGGTGGGGACACCGGCACCCCGATCGTCTGGGGCGCACCCGAAACCGTCGCTGCCCAGGAACTGGTGAAGGCTGCCAGGGCTCTGACCCACCGTCCGCGCGGGCTAGCGGGAGCCCCCCTGCCCTTTACCGTCTAG
- a CDS encoding aminopeptidase P family protein — translation MTTSDNTPTPGDDQPIEERVTNRSAAPKSSAFTDFMAANWAPASDELPARARVADFAAERRSKISALFPGERLVLPAGPLKVRSNDTDYRFRPHSAFAHQTGLGLDHEPDAVLVFEPVEEGQGDNGSNHEVTLYFRPLAGRDTEMFYRDPRYGEFWIGPRPTLESLGAEYGLRTKDLGELEVAITKNAGPEALGGVRIRLVRNVDLNVDALVDTSRYNTSVDLEESDKLDAALTEALSEARLVKDAIEVENLRRSVDLTIEGFAEVVKALPAAVAHRRGERVVETAFFAKARVEGNDLGYDTIAACGNNATILHWIRNNGTVDEGKLLLLDAGVEDDTLYTADVTRTFPVNGKFSEVQAKAYNIVLEAADAAFKVAVPGKKFHEVHDAAMQVLATRLHEWGLLPVSAEVSLSAEGGQHRRWMPHGTSHHLGLDVHDCAQAKNELYMEGIIEPGMVFTIEPGLYFKEEDLAIPEELRGIGIRIEDDVLITKDGNENLSAALPRTVEGIEAWMAENSR, via the coding sequence ATGACTACTAGCGATAACACCCCCACCCCGGGCGACGACCAGCCCATCGAAGAGCGCGTCACCAACCGCTCTGCTGCCCCCAAGTCCAGCGCTTTCACTGACTTTATGGCAGCGAACTGGGCACCGGCGTCCGACGAGCTCCCGGCTCGTGCCCGTGTAGCCGACTTTGCTGCTGAGCGCCGCTCCAAGATTTCTGCGCTCTTCCCCGGAGAGCGCCTGGTTCTGCCTGCTGGCCCCCTCAAGGTGCGTTCAAACGATACCGACTACCGTTTCCGCCCTCACTCGGCCTTTGCCCACCAGACAGGTCTGGGCCTGGATCACGAGCCCGACGCCGTGCTCGTCTTTGAGCCCGTCGAAGAGGGCCAGGGCGATAACGGATCGAACCACGAGGTCACCCTCTACTTCCGACCCCTGGCAGGCCGTGATACCGAGATGTTCTACCGCGACCCCCGCTACGGGGAGTTCTGGATTGGCCCCCGCCCCACCCTCGAATCACTGGGTGCCGAGTACGGTCTGCGCACCAAGGACCTGGGCGAGCTTGAGGTAGCTATCACCAAGAACGCCGGACCCGAGGCTCTGGGCGGCGTGCGCATCCGCCTGGTACGCAATGTTGACCTGAATGTCGATGCCCTGGTCGATACCTCCCGCTACAACACCTCTGTTGACTTAGAAGAGTCAGATAAGCTCGACGCTGCCCTGACCGAGGCCCTGTCTGAGGCCCGTCTGGTCAAGGACGCCATCGAGGTGGAGAACCTGCGCCGCTCGGTTGATTTGACCATCGAGGGTTTTGCTGAGGTCGTCAAGGCCCTGCCCGCAGCTGTGGCCCACCGCCGCGGTGAGCGCGTGGTAGAGACTGCCTTCTTCGCTAAGGCCCGTGTTGAGGGTAACGACCTAGGCTACGACACCATCGCAGCCTGCGGCAACAACGCCACAATCCTGCATTGGATCCGCAATAACGGCACCGTCGATGAGGGTAAGCTGCTGCTGCTCGACGCCGGCGTTGAGGACGACACCCTCTACACCGCGGATGTCACCCGCACCTTCCCGGTCAACGGCAAGTTCTCCGAGGTTCAGGCTAAGGCCTACAACATCGTGCTCGAAGCAGCAGATGCTGCCTTTAAGGTTGCAGTGCCGGGTAAGAAGTTCCACGAGGTTCACGACGCTGCCATGCAGGTTTTAGCGACCCGCCTACACGAGTGGGGCCTACTGCCTGTCTCTGCCGAGGTTTCCCTGTCGGCTGAGGGCGGCCAGCACCGCCGCTGGATGCCCCACGGCACCAGCCACCACCTGGGCCTCGACGTGCATGACTGCGCCCAGGCCAAGAACGAACTCTACATGGAGGGCATCATCGAGCCCGGCATGGTCTTCACCATCGAGCCCGGTCTCTACTTCAAGGAAGAGGACCTCGCTATCCCCGAGGAACTGCGCGGCATCGGCATCCGTATTGAAGACGATGTGCTCATCACCAAGGACGGCAACGAGAACCTCTCTGCGGCCCTGCCCCGCACCGTTGAGGGTATCGAAGCCTGGATGGCAGAGAACTCCCGCTAA
- a CDS encoding CBS domain-containing protein codes for MSSVPNKIFIARLLGLDVFDPHGDRLGRLRDVVVLKSGFTQFNTVGSLAKLKEPVVVGIVIEILGKKRIFVPMTRVTSIDSTQVILTGLVNLRRFEQHGSEALVVGELFDRKVQLRDGSGRAQIEDVAMEQRRNGDWFISELFISRGHASLMRRRKETLIVDWDEVILSTDFEPQAATAFVASHEDSNPADLADAIHEMPDKRMVEVAQELQDERLADVLQELPEEDQVQILSHLEVERAVNVLEEMEPDDAADLLGELSDTQREELLTLMDPEDSDDVRRLLEYEEGTAGSLMNPVPIVLSPEATVAEALAHIRQEEISPAMAAAVMITRPPLETPTGKYLGIVHMQRLLRHSPSEQVGNIIDTSIEPVTDAASIEEVTRVLATYDLTIIPVVNDHDRLVGAVTVDDVLDEMLPDDWRTYDDGTPIRKVGRRFE; via the coding sequence GTGAGTAGCGTACCGAACAAGATTTTTATCGCCCGTCTTCTGGGCCTTGATGTTTTTGACCCCCACGGCGACCGCCTGGGCCGTCTGCGCGATGTGGTGGTGCTCAAAAGCGGCTTTACCCAGTTCAATACGGTGGGGTCTTTGGCCAAGCTCAAGGAGCCCGTTGTGGTGGGTATCGTCATCGAGATTTTGGGCAAGAAGCGCATCTTCGTGCCCATGACTCGCGTGACCAGTATTGACTCCACCCAGGTGATTCTGACCGGCCTGGTAAACCTGCGCCGCTTTGAGCAGCACGGCTCTGAGGCTCTGGTAGTGGGCGAGCTCTTTGACCGCAAGGTGCAGTTACGCGACGGATCGGGTCGGGCTCAGATTGAGGACGTTGCCATGGAGCAGCGCCGCAACGGCGACTGGTTTATCTCTGAGCTCTTTATCTCCCGCGGCCACGCTAGCCTGATGCGTCGCCGCAAGGAAACCCTGATTGTGGACTGGGATGAGGTTATTCTCTCCACCGATTTTGAGCCCCAGGCTGCAACAGCTTTTGTGGCCAGCCACGAGGACTCCAACCCCGCTGACCTGGCAGACGCTATTCACGAGATGCCCGATAAGCGCATGGTGGAAGTAGCCCAGGAGCTCCAAGACGAGCGCCTAGCAGACGTGCTCCAGGAACTGCCCGAAGAAGACCAGGTGCAGATTCTCTCCCACCTAGAGGTGGAGCGAGCCGTTAACGTTCTGGAAGAGATGGAGCCGGACGACGCCGCCGACCTTCTGGGTGAGCTGTCAGATACCCAGCGCGAAGAGCTACTGACCCTGATGGATCCCGAGGATTCGGACGACGTCCGCCGCCTACTCGAATACGAGGAAGGAACTGCCGGTTCGCTCATGAACCCGGTGCCCATCGTCCTCTCCCCCGAAGCCACCGTGGCTGAAGCCCTGGCCCATATCCGCCAGGAAGAAATTTCCCCGGCCATGGCAGCGGCGGTTATGATCACCCGCCCGCCCCTTGAAACTCCTACCGGCAAGTACCTGGGCATTGTGCACATGCAGCGCCTGCTCCGGCACTCACCCAGCGAGCAGGTGGGCAACATTATCGATACCTCCATTGAGCCGGTCACCGATGCTGCCAGCATTGAAGAAGTCACCCGTGTGCTGGCAACCTACGACCTCACCATCATCCCGGTGGTCAACGACCACGACCGCCTGGTTGGAGCGGTCACGGTGGATGACGTGCTCGATGAAATGCTGCCCGATGACTGGCGCACCTATGACGATGGAACCCCAATTCGAAAGGTAGGCCGCCGCTTTGAGTGA
- a CDS encoding DUF1003 domain-containing protein has translation MSDARERNDSAQTLGTPQQKKRRPLFQLSPNPDAFGQMTEKIARFMGTPQFLLWMTIFCALWLGWNTLAPEELQFDPRALNFTLLTLMLSLQASYAAPLLLLAQNRQDDRDRVVARQDRQRDQRNLEETEYLTREIASLRITLREVATRDFVRGEMRDIMDELAEVQRRQEELFTRAEALATKANKREEPEATKPFDPRAAQPVTSAFDVLSDDHPKMRKKKKVKDIDRSFE, from the coding sequence TTGAGTGATGCACGCGAACGCAACGATTCAGCGCAGACGCTAGGGACCCCGCAGCAGAAAAAGCGCCGCCCCCTCTTTCAGCTAAGCCCCAACCCCGATGCTTTCGGTCAAATGACCGAAAAAATTGCGCGTTTTATGGGTACCCCGCAGTTTTTGCTGTGGATGACGATTTTCTGTGCCCTCTGGCTGGGCTGGAATACTCTGGCACCTGAGGAGCTTCAGTTTGACCCCCGGGCCCTGAACTTTACCCTGCTGACCCTGATGCTATCTTTGCAGGCCTCTTATGCTGCGCCCCTACTGCTGCTGGCGCAGAACCGGCAGGACGACCGTGACCGTGTGGTTGCCCGACAAGACAGGCAGCGCGACCAGCGCAACCTGGAGGAGACCGAGTATCTGACCCGCGAGATTGCCTCCCTACGTATTACCCTGCGAGAGGTCGCCACCCGTGACTTCGTGCGCGGCGAGATGCGCGACATTATGGACGAGCTCGCTGAGGTGCAGCGGCGCCAGGAGGAACTGTTTACCCGGGCGGAAGCCCTAGCAACTAAGGCTAATAAGCGTGAAGAGCCCGAGGCTACGAAGCCCTTTGACCCCCGTGCGGCCCAGCCTGTGACCAGCGCCTTTGACGTGCTGAGCGACGACCACCCCAAGATGCGCAAGAAAAAGAAAGTTAAGGATATCGACCGCTCCTTTGAGTAG
- a CDS encoding general stress protein: MDQLKAPPALAMADGTHLPPGELVATFTDRKEVNKAIEFLASQKFPVHSLYLVGHDVQQVDYVTGQATYPRAALSGVFQGLSLGALVALFNAVITQTSILANFLSIVPLAIAFCMIYAIIVASRTKGRGIRTRTQMLPQRFDLMAIPATAQAARHLLRVTVQPNGDAHSGVHGSGAHPFAQNGQTSSPYVHPGMSQANPQGYAAQQPQAPQQQAPNGQQAPGSKQVQGSQQAPQWFDPSAPAPQQEQKPEPFLPGFNPAEQKQDQAPAAEQRPSAPVFTPPAETNRDGSKAAGKFGLRVESPEEFEQMIRKAPEPPATNERIEAIRAEKGEQRYGLRVETPEEFEATIRKAPETAEAEQTPQKDGQ, translated from the coding sequence ATGGATCAACTTAAAGCACCTCCCGCCCTGGCCATGGCAGATGGCACCCACCTACCTCCCGGTGAGCTGGTAGCCACCTTCACCGACCGTAAAGAGGTCAACAAGGCTATCGAGTTTCTGGCCAGCCAGAAGTTCCCCGTACACTCCCTGTACCTGGTAGGGCACGATGTGCAGCAGGTTGATTATGTGACCGGTCAGGCCACCTACCCTCGGGCGGCCCTCAGCGGCGTCTTCCAAGGCCTGAGCCTCGGCGCTCTGGTCGCCCTCTTCAACGCCGTAATCACCCAGACCTCAATTCTGGCTAACTTCTTGAGCATCGTGCCCCTGGCTATTGCCTTCTGCATGATTTACGCAATTATCGTTGCTTCCCGCACCAAGGGCCGCGGTATCCGTACCCGTACCCAGATGCTACCCCAGCGATTTGATCTGATGGCTATCCCCGCCACCGCCCAGGCAGCCCGCCATCTGCTACGCGTCACCGTGCAGCCTAACGGCGATGCCCACAGCGGTGTGCACGGTTCCGGCGCTCACCCCTTCGCTCAGAATGGTCAGACTTCCAGCCCTTACGTTCACCCCGGTATGAGCCAGGCTAACCCCCAGGGTTACGCGGCCCAGCAGCCCCAGGCTCCCCAGCAGCAGGCTCCCAATGGGCAGCAGGCACCGGGGAGCAAGCAAGTCCAGGGCAGCCAGCAGGCACCTCAGTGGTTTGACCCTTCAGCCCCTGCACCCCAGCAGGAGCAGAAGCCCGAACCCTTCCTCCCCGGCTTCAACCCCGCCGAGCAGAAGCAGGACCAGGCGCCGGCAGCCGAGCAGCGTCCGTCCGCTCCAGTCTTTACCCCTCCCGCTGAAACCAACCGCGACGGCTCCAAGGCCGCCGGTAAGTTCGGTCTGCGCGTGGAGTCCCCCGAAGAATTTGAGCAGATGATCCGTAAGGCCCCCGAGCCCCCTGCCACCAACGAGCGTATCGAAGCGATCCGCGCAGAAAAGGGGGAGCAGCGCTACGGCCTGCGCGTGGAAACCCCCGAAGAATTTGAGGCAACCATCCGTAAGGCCCCCGAAACGGCAGAGGCCGAGCAGACACCGCAGAAGGACGGTCAATGA
- a CDS encoding GuaB1 family IMP dehydrogenase-related protein produces MKFLNDMTPTTDLTYNDVFMVPSRSTVGSRMGVDLSTADGTGTTIPLVIANMTAVSGRRMAETVARRGGIAIIPQDVPTDIVAETIQRVKNSHLIFDTPITVKPHHTAGYVRHLLPKRAHGAAVVVDGETPIGVITPKDLRGADNFDQVQDLMNTELLTLPDTVTPREAFDILHEKSRKVAPVVDADGKLVGVLTRSAALRASLYEPATDAKGKLRIGVAIGINGDVAGRAAALIEAGADVLVVDTAHGHQETMIEALKKVKALNPSIPIAAGNVVTASGVRDLAEAGADIIKVGVGPGAMCTTRMQTGVGRPQFSAVLECAAEAKKLGVHVWADGGIKDPRDVALALAAGASNVMVGSWFAGTYESPGDVLQDADGRLYKESFGMASRRAVINRNAKTEAFEKARREMFEEGISSARIYLPEGRGGVEDQIDSIISGVRSSFTYAGTASIEEFAERAVVGIQSAAGYAEGQARATR; encoded by the coding sequence ATGAAGTTCCTTAACGACATGACTCCCACCACCGACCTGACCTACAATGACGTGTTCATGGTTCCCTCCCGCTCCACGGTAGGCTCGCGCATGGGCGTAGATCTCTCCACCGCCGACGGAACCGGCACCACCATCCCCCTGGTCATCGCCAATATGACCGCCGTTTCTGGCCGCCGCATGGCCGAAACCGTCGCCCGCCGCGGTGGCATCGCCATCATTCCCCAGGACGTGCCCACCGACATCGTTGCCGAAACCATCCAGCGGGTCAAAAACTCTCACCTGATTTTCGATACCCCCATCACCGTCAAGCCCCACCACACCGCAGGCTACGTGCGCCACCTGCTGCCCAAGCGTGCCCACGGGGCTGCTGTCGTCGTGGACGGCGAGACCCCCATCGGCGTCATTACTCCCAAGGACCTGCGCGGGGCAGACAACTTTGACCAGGTACAAGACCTCATGAACACTGAACTGCTCACCCTGCCCGATACCGTCACCCCGCGTGAAGCCTTCGATATTCTGCACGAGAAGTCCCGCAAGGTAGCGCCGGTGGTGGACGCCGATGGCAAGCTGGTCGGCGTGCTGACCCGCTCGGCCGCCTTGCGCGCCAGCCTCTACGAACCGGCCACCGACGCCAAGGGCAAGCTCCGCATCGGCGTTGCGATTGGCATCAACGGTGACGTAGCAGGTCGTGCCGCCGCCCTGATCGAGGCGGGTGCCGACGTGCTCGTGGTCGATACCGCCCACGGCCACCAGGAAACCATGATCGAGGCCCTCAAAAAGGTCAAGGCCCTCAACCCCTCCATCCCCATAGCCGCAGGCAACGTGGTGACCGCCTCGGGCGTCCGCGACCTGGCAGAAGCAGGAGCCGACATCATCAAGGTCGGCGTTGGCCCCGGTGCCATGTGCACCACCCGCATGCAGACCGGCGTCGGCCGCCCCCAGTTCTCCGCCGTGCTGGAATGCGCCGCCGAAGCCAAAAAGCTGGGCGTACACGTCTGGGCGGACGGCGGCATCAAGGACCCCCGAGACGTCGCCCTGGCCCTGGCCGCCGGTGCCTCCAATGTCATGGTCGGTTCCTGGTTCGCGGGCACCTATGAGTCACCCGGCGACGTACTGCAGGACGCTGACGGCCGCCTCTACAAGGAATCCTTCGGCATGGCCTCCCGCCGCGCCGTCATTAACCGCAACGCCAAGACCGAAGCCTTTGAAAAGGCCCGCCGTGAAATGTTCGAAGAGGGCATCTCATCAGCCCGCATCTACCTGCCCGAGGGCCGCGGTGGTGTAGAAGACCAGATTGACTCGATTATCTCGGGGGTCCGCTCATCCTTCACCTACGCCGGCACTGCCTCCATCGAGGAGTTCGCCGAGCGAGCTGTTGTGGGTATCCAGTCTGCCGCTGGCTACGCAGAAGGCCAGGCCCGCGCCACCCGCTAG
- a CDS encoding PHP domain-containing protein: MYDLHTHSRISDGTQPVTELVADVAAAGLTGFALTDHDTTAGWAEAEQAAGRLGLDFLPGMEISCSAQGVSIHLLSYLHDPANEALLAEINRARDSRVGRAQRMVERLAEDYPITWETVQEQVHVGATVGRPHIADALVALGAVANRSEAFETILTTRSKYYVPHYAVDPVRAVELVRAAGGVPVMAHPKASARGKLASNETIYAMIEAGLAGFEVYHRDNPEEGRTWLLETAAKHDLLVTGSSDYHGAGKPNRLGENTTPRETVEKIREMSRA; this comes from the coding sequence ATGTACGACCTGCACACCCACTCCCGAATCTCAGATGGCACCCAGCCGGTAACCGAGCTGGTCGCTGACGTGGCTGCCGCCGGGCTTACCGGTTTCGCCCTGACCGACCACGACACCACCGCCGGTTGGGCTGAAGCTGAACAGGCAGCCGGACGCCTGGGGCTAGACTTCCTGCCCGGTATGGAAATCTCGTGTTCGGCTCAGGGGGTAAGCATCCACCTGCTCTCCTACCTGCACGACCCGGCCAACGAGGCTCTCTTAGCTGAAATTAATCGCGCCCGTGATTCTCGAGTGGGGCGCGCTCAGCGCATGGTTGAAAGACTCGCCGAAGACTACCCGATTACCTGGGAGACCGTTCAAGAACAGGTGCACGTGGGCGCGACCGTAGGCCGCCCCCACATCGCAGATGCCCTGGTGGCCCTCGGCGCAGTAGCCAACCGGTCAGAAGCCTTCGAAACTATCTTGACCACACGCTCAAAATACTACGTACCCCACTACGCCGTGGATCCGGTACGAGCTGTTGAACTGGTACGCGCCGCAGGAGGTGTGCCGGTCATGGCCCACCCCAAGGCGTCCGCCCGCGGCAAACTCGCCAGCAACGAAACCATCTACGCCATGATTGAGGCAGGGCTCGCCGGCTTTGAGGTCTACCACCGCGACAACCCAGAAGAAGGCCGCACCTGGCTGCTGGAAACAGCAGCCAAACACGACCTTCTCGTCACAGGATCATCCGACTACCACGGCGCAGGTAAACCCAACCGTCTGGGCGAAAACACCACGCCCCGCGAGACGGTTGAGAAGATTCGTGAGATGTCTCGGGCATAA
- a CDS encoding glycoside hydrolase family 13 protein yields MSDSNLLVPAADEPTWWRQAVVYQIYPRSFADADGNGIGDLKGITAKVPYLKKLGVDAVWLSPFYPSALADGGYDVDDFRDVDPKIGTLADFDEMASALHAAGLKLIVDVVPNHTSNLHVWFQEALASAPGSAARDRYIFRDGLGEKGELPPSDWTSIFGGPAWEPVGDGQWYLHNFAVEQPDLNWHNPEVHEDFKETFRFWADRGVDGFRIDVAHGIAKDLPEVLPSQAELDAMPKDGTHPMWDRDDVHEIYKEWRAVFNEYTPPRTAVAEAWVERDRRPAYASAQGLGQAFNFDLLTARFEAGEFRKIVTENLELSAESGSSSTWVLSNHDVVRHPTRYGLPFVEGKTNEKVGHEWLLAGGPAEELDRELGSARARAATLFELALPGSAYLYQGEELGLHEVAEIPDADRQDPTFFNSPGVNVGRDGCRVPLPWEADGPSFGFGTGKPHLPQPAWFSGYAVSAQDQQEDSTLNLYRAALAARRQLQGAEELTWLETGDEAVLAFERPGGWVNLTNFSTEPTPLPAALAEAEFVLGSAPGSQDAFAAGSVPGSATLWLKRSVSV; encoded by the coding sequence ATGAGCGATTCAAACCTCTTAGTCCCGGCAGCCGATGAACCCACCTGGTGGCGCCAGGCCGTGGTCTACCAGATTTACCCCCGCTCCTTTGCGGACGCCGACGGCAACGGAATCGGCGACCTCAAGGGAATCACGGCCAAGGTTCCCTACCTTAAGAAGCTGGGCGTAGATGCTGTATGGCTCTCCCCCTTCTACCCCTCAGCCCTGGCCGATGGTGGCTATGATGTCGATGACTTCCGCGATGTTGACCCGAAAATTGGTACCCTGGCTGACTTCGATGAGATGGCCAGCGCCCTGCACGCAGCGGGTCTGAAGCTCATTGTTGATGTGGTGCCCAACCATACTTCCAACCTGCATGTCTGGTTCCAGGAGGCCCTGGCGTCCGCACCGGGCTCGGCAGCCCGTGACCGCTATATCTTCCGTGACGGCCTGGGCGAGAAGGGCGAGCTGCCCCCGTCAGACTGGACCTCCATCTTCGGCGGCCCGGCCTGGGAGCCGGTGGGCGACGGCCAGTGGTACCTGCACAACTTCGCCGTTGAACAGCCCGACCTGAACTGGCATAACCCCGAGGTTCACGAAGACTTCAAAGAAACTTTCCGCTTCTGGGCCGACCGCGGCGTCGATGGCTTCCGCATTGACGTGGCCCACGGTATCGCCAAGGACCTACCTGAGGTTCTACCCAGCCAGGCAGAGCTCGACGCTATGCCTAAGGACGGCACTCACCCCATGTGGGACCGCGACGATGTGCACGAGATTTATAAGGAATGGCGGGCCGTTTTCAACGAATACACCCCGCCCCGCACCGCCGTAGCAGAGGCCTGGGTAGAGCGCGACCGCCGCCCCGCCTACGCGTCCGCCCAGGGCCTGGGCCAGGCCTTCAACTTTGACCTTCTCACCGCCCGCTTCGAGGCGGGTGAGTTCCGCAAGATTGTGACGGAGAACCTGGAACTCTCAGCGGAATCTGGTTCGTCGAGTACCTGGGTGCTGTCCAACCACGATGTGGTGCGCCACCCCACCCGCTACGGCCTGCCCTTTGTAGAGGGTAAGACCAACGAGAAGGTAGGCCACGAGTGGCTGCTGGCCGGTGGCCCGGCTGAGGAACTTGACCGGGAATTGGGTTCAGCCCGTGCCCGCGCAGCTACCCTCTTCGAGCTGGCCCTACCTGGTTCGGCCTACCTCTACCAGGGTGAAGAGCTGGGCCTGCACGAGGTCGCTGAGATTCCCGATGCAGACCGCCAGGACCCCACTTTCTTCAACTCCCCCGGCGTCAACGTCGGGCGCGACGGTTGCCGGGTCCCCTTGCCTTGGGAGGCGGACGGCCCCTCCTTCGGTTTTGGTACTGGCAAGCCCCACCTGCCCCAGCCCGCCTGGTTCTCAGGCTACGCGGTGTCGGCTCAGGACCAGCAGGAAGATTCGACCCTGAACCTCTACCGGGCAGCCCTGGCCGCCCGTCGCCAGCTCCAGGGCGCAGAAGAGCTGACCTGGCTTGAGACGGGGGACGAGGCCGTCCTGGCCTTTGAGCGCCCCGGCGGCTGGGTCAATCTGACTAACTTCAGCACCGAGCCCACTCCCCTGCCTGCGGCCCTGGCTGAGGCCGAGTTTGTGCTGGGCTCCGCCCCTGGCTCTCAGGACGCTTTCGCCGCGGGTTCCGTACCCGGGTCAGCTACGCTCTGGCTCAAGCGCTCAGTATCGGTCTAA